DNA from Paraburkholderia sp. BL10I2N1:
GGTCGCGTTTCCGGTGTACGTCGCATTTTGTGCCGCGACGATGAATGAGCACCAGGTCTTCAGCGTGCCGCTTGCGCTCGCGCCCAGCACGCATCTGTTCGACAACATCGCGACCGTGTGGTCGCACGGCAGCGGCAACGCCGCGAGTCCGTTCGGCCGCATGCTGCTCAACAGCCTCGTGATGGCGCTCGTCATTACGATCGGCAAGATCGCTGTATCGATGCTCTCCGCTTACGCGATCGTGTTCTTCCGCTTTCCGTTCAAGAATCTTTCGTTCTGGCTGATCTTCATCACGCTGATGCTGCCGGTCGAAGTGCGTATCTTCCCGACCGTGCAGGTGGTCTCGTCGCTGCACCTGAGCAACACATACGCCGGGCTGACGCTGCCCTTGATCGCCTCGGCCACGGCAACCTTCCTGTTCCGGCAGTTCTTCATGACGCTGCCGGACGAGCTGATGGAAGCCGCGCGTATCGATGGCGCCGGGCCGCTGCGTTTCTTCTGGGACATAGTCGTGCCGCTGTCGAAGACGAACATGGCGGCGCTGTTCGTTATCACCTTCATATACGGCTGGAACCAGTATCTGTGGCCGATCCTGATCACCAGCCAGCAATCGATGACCACGGCGGTGGTCGGCATCCGGAGCATGATCGCGTCCGGCGATACGGCGACTGAATGGCATCTCGTCATGACCGCGACGCTGCTCGCGATGCTGCCGCCACTCGTCGTCGTGCTGGTGATGCAGCGCTGGTTCGTGCGTGGCCTCGTGGATGCCGAAAAATAGGCGGCTCAGGCTTTTGTCCTCAACTGAAAACATCGCGGTCGCGCATTTCGAGCATGGCGCGACTGAAAAAAGGTGAGCGGGAATGGCTGCACTGACGTTGAAGAGCGTGAAAAAGACCTACGACGGCAAACAGTTCGTGCTGCACGGCATCGACGTGGATGTTGCCGACGGCGAATTCGTCGTCATGGTCGGGCCGTCAGGCTGCGGCAAGTCGACACTGCTGCGCATGGTGGCAGGACTCGAGCGCATATCCGAAGGAACGATCTCAATCGACGGCAAGGTCGTCAATACGCTCGAGCCCAAGGACCGCAACATCGCGATGGTGTTCCAGAACTACGCGCTCTATCCGCACATGAGCGTCGCGCAGAACATGGGGTACGCGCTGAAGATCGGCGGCGTGGATCGCGCGACCATCGAACGGCGCGTCGAGGCCGCGGCGAAGATTCTCGAACTCGAACCGCTGCTGGCCCGCAAGCCGCGTGAGCTGTCCGGCGGACAGCGGCAACGCGTCGCGATGGGCCGGGCGATCGTGCGCGAACCGGCAGTGTTTCTATTCGACGAGCCGCTCTCGAATCTCGACGCGCGGCTGCGGGTGCAAATGCGCCTGGAAATCCAGCGCCTGCATGCGCGGCTCGCCACGACGAGCCTCTACGTCACCCACGACCAGATCGAAGCGATGACCCTGGCCCGGCGGGTGATCGTGATGAACCGCGGCCACGCGGAGCAGATTGGCGCGCCCACCGATGTCTACGAGCGCCCGGCGACGGTGTTCGTCGCCAGTTTCATCGGCTCGCCGGGCATGAATCTGCTGGAAGGCCGCGTATCCGGCGACGGCGCGTTTTTTGAAGTGGCGGGCAGCGGGCCGAAGCTGCCGCTAGCGGGGATGCCGGGCATCGGTGGCGCACTGGCGGCTGGACGCGAGTGGGTTGTCGGCATCCGTCCCGAGCATATGACGCCCGGTCAGCCGGGCGTTGCGCACGTGACGCTCCCGGTCGACTCCTGCGAGTTGCTGGGGGCCGACAATCTGGTCCACGGTCGTTGGGGCAAGCACGACGTTACGGTCCGCCTGCCTCACGCACACCGGCCGGCGCGCGGCGAGGCGCTGGAAGTGGCGCTTCCCGCTCAACGGCTCCACTTTTTCGACCCGTCGACAGGCAAGCGCATCAATTGACTGATCCGCAACCGAGCGGCGCAACGGTGCTTTCGCCCTGGAGCGCGAAGTACAATGGCGTTTCTCCCACGCGCGCCGGCCTGCCGGCGCCGGCCGGGAACCCGACAAACCCATATCCATCCACCCACGACCGCCGCCGTTCGCGGCAGGCGGCGTCAACGCGTGACTTCAAGCAAATGGCCCAATACGTATTCACCATGAACCGGGTCGGCAAAATCGTGCCGCCCAAGCGTCAGATCCTCAAAGACATTTCGCTGTCGTTTTTCCCCGGCGCGAAAATCGGCCTGCTCGGCCTGAACGGCTCGGGTAAGTCGACGCTGATCCGCATCATGGCGGGCGTCGACAAGGACATCGAAGGCGAAGCCACGCCGATGCCGAACCTGAACATCGGCTATCTGCCACAGGAGCCGCAACTCGATCCGCAAAAGACGGTGCGCGAAGCAGTCGAAGAAGGTCTTGGCGACGTGTTCAACGCGCAAAAGAAGCTCGATGAAATCTATGCCGCATACGCGGAGCCGGACGCCGACTT
Protein-coding regions in this window:
- the ugpE gene encoding sn-glycerol-3-phosphate ABC transporter permease UgpE, encoding MIENRRAFDLFCHAVLIIGVVLVAFPVYVAFCAATMNEHQVFSVPLALAPSTHLFDNIATVWSHGSGNAASPFGRMLLNSLVMALVITIGKIAVSMLSAYAIVFFRFPFKNLSFWLIFITLMLPVEVRIFPTVQVVSSLHLSNTYAGLTLPLIASATATFLFRQFFMTLPDELMEAARIDGAGPLRFFWDIVVPLSKTNMAALFVITFIYGWNQYLWPILITSQQSMTTAVVGIRSMIASGDTATEWHLVMTATLLAMLPPLVVVLVMQRWFVRGLVDAEK
- a CDS encoding sn-glycerol-3-phosphate import ATP-binding protein UgpC — encoded protein: MAALTLKSVKKTYDGKQFVLHGIDVDVADGEFVVMVGPSGCGKSTLLRMVAGLERISEGTISIDGKVVNTLEPKDRNIAMVFQNYALYPHMSVAQNMGYALKIGGVDRATIERRVEAAAKILELEPLLARKPRELSGGQRQRVAMGRAIVREPAVFLFDEPLSNLDARLRVQMRLEIQRLHARLATTSLYVTHDQIEAMTLARRVIVMNRGHAEQIGAPTDVYERPATVFVASFIGSPGMNLLEGRVSGDGAFFEVAGSGPKLPLAGMPGIGGALAAGREWVVGIRPEHMTPGQPGVAHVTLPVDSCELLGADNLVHGRWGKHDVTVRLPHAHRPARGEALEVALPAQRLHFFDPSTGKRIN